The following coding sequences lie in one Arachis ipaensis cultivar K30076 chromosome B05, Araip1.1, whole genome shotgun sequence genomic window:
- the LOC107641384 gene encoding uncharacterized protein LOC107641384: MLLSSFEPIHGVLLCEGEDIDPSWYEQGDNNGTLSQDELDEIRRVHASDTAIDKEKDSIELSLAKLCLERNIPYMGICRGSQVLNVACGGTLYRDIGKELSKKCPESQRVMHINYDDYDGHRHVVKVVDNTPLHSWFKDSLDEAKMEISVNSYHHQGVKRLAQRFVPMAFAPDGLIEGFYDPDVYNPEEGKFIMGLQFHPERMRKSNSDEFDYPGCPFAYKEFVKAVIAYQKKMNSLTCVPKSPKLNKEMEVKRKIIVRSFSLARNLYTSGHGKRGSSKDSELEAGAEFLESNTALSVQQENRLKQMGATVRNAGSYVERLKLNEEREKMARNVMGKMPVEQLSDLLSFYHTMAQICSQVLETKIHDLVVNNN, translated from the exons ATGTTGCTAAGTAGCTTCGAGCCTATTCATGGCGTCCTTCTATGCGAAGGCGAAGACATAGATCCGTCATGGTACGAACAAGGAGATAACAATGGCACTCTCTCGCAGGACGAATTAGACGAAATTAGAAGGGTGCATGCAAGTGACACAGCCATAGACAAAGAGAAAGATTCAATTGAGTTAAGTCTTGCAAAGCTTTGCTTAGAAAGGAACATTCCATACATGGGAATTTGTAGAGGCTCTCAAGTTCTTAATGTTGCATGTGGTGGCACTCTTTACCGTGACATAGGTAAAGAGCTTTCGAAGAAGTGCCCTGAGAGCCAGAGAGTTATGCATATAAACTATGATGATTATGATGGCCATAGGCATGTTGTTAAGGTTGTTGACAACACTCCTTTGCATTCTTGGTTTAAGGATTCGTTGGATGAAGCGAAAATGGAGATTTCGGTAAATAGTTATCACCATCAGGGGGTTAAGCGATTGGCACAACGTTTCGTGCCAATGGCTTTCGCTCCTGATGGTTTGATCGAGGGGTTTTACGACCCTGATGTTTATAATCCCGAAGAGGGTAAGTTTATTATGGGGTTACAATTTCATCCGGAGAGAATGAGGAAGTCGAATTCGGACGAATTTGATTACCCCGGATGCCCATTTGCTTATAAG GAATTTGTGAAGGCAGTGATTGCTTATCAAAAGAAGATGAATAGTTTAACATGTGTGCCAAAGTCTCCAAAGCTTAACAAGGAAATGGAGGTTAAAAGGAAGATCATAGTGCGGAGTTTTTCACTTGCAAGGAATTTATACACTTCTGGCCATGGGAAAAGGGGTTCTTCCAAAGACTCTGAACTTGAAGCTGGAGCAGAATTTCTTGAG TCAAACACAGCATTGAGTGTGCAACAAGAGAATAGGTTAAAGCAAATGGGTGCAACAGTTAGAAATGCAGGATCATATGTTGAGAGGCTGAAGctaaatgaagaaagagaaaaaatggCAAGAAATGTAATGGGAAAAATGCCAGTGGAACAGTTGTCTGATCTCTTGTCTTTCTACCACACAATGGCTCAGATTTGTTCTCAAGTCTTGGAAACAAAGATTCATGACCTTGTTGTCAATAATAATTag